One genomic region from Phorcysia thermohydrogeniphila encodes:
- a CDS encoding ribonucleotide-diphosphate reductase subunit beta: MKPRPIFNPEGNDDPAKRGILHGDTTNIFNLNVIKYEWAPKLYRVMMANFWIPENVDLTQDIHDYRELTDEERQAYDEILSFLVFLDSIQTTNIPNIAAYVRAPEITIDLSIHAYQEAIHSQSYGYTIESIVPPERREEVYYWWKKDPILFERNKYIADIYQKFLEDPTMENYGEVLIGNYLLEGLYFYNGFMFFYNLASRNLMQGTADIIRYINRDELTHVILFEHFMKDLTDEGFKKYLTKDKIYEMFRIAVEQEQRFSKKVIGNKILGMNEQSIEDYTYYIANKRLKALGLEPIFPDRPNPYEHLERIADTGGEGNVKANFFEATVTSYNQASAVEGWDEI, translated from the coding sequence ATGAAGCCCCGTCCGATATTTAACCCAGAAGGGAACGACGACCCGGCAAAGAGGGGAATACTTCACGGGGATACAACCAACATCTTTAACCTAAACGTTATAAAGTACGAGTGGGCTCCCAAGCTCTACAGGGTAATGATGGCAAACTTCTGGATTCCCGAAAACGTTGACCTTACTCAGGATATACACGATTACAGGGAGCTCACAGACGAGGAGAGGCAGGCCTACGACGAGATACTCTCTTTCCTCGTCTTTCTTGACTCCATTCAAACTACGAACATTCCAAACATTGCAGCTTACGTGAGAGCTCCAGAAATAACCATAGACCTTTCAATCCACGCCTATCAGGAGGCAATCCACTCCCAGAGCTACGGTTACACCATAGAGTCCATCGTTCCCCCAGAAAGGAGAGAGGAAGTTTACTACTGGTGGAAGAAAGACCCGATACTCTTTGAAAGAAATAAGTACATTGCTGACATTTACCAGAAGTTCCTTGAAGACCCGACAATGGAAAACTACGGAGAAGTTCTAATAGGCAACTACCTCCTTGAAGGTCTCTACTTCTACAACGGTTTTATGTTCTTCTACAACCTTGCCTCCCGTAACCTCATGCAGGGGACAGCAGATATTATCCGTTACATCAACAGGGATGAGCTTACTCACGTTATTCTCTTTGAACACTTCATGAAGGACTTAACCGACGAGGGATTCAAGAAATACCTAACTAAGGACAAAATTTATGAAATGTTCAGAATAGCCGTTGAGCAGGAGCAGAGGTTCAGCAAGAAGGTAATAGGCAACAAGATACTCGGAATGAACGAGCAGTCAATTGAGGATTACACTTACTACATCGCAAACAAGAGGCTTAAAGCCTTAGGTCTTGAACCAATATTCCCCGATAGACCTAATCCTTACGAACACCTTGAAAGAATCGCCGACACCGGCGGAGAAGGTAACGTAAAAGCCAACTTCTTTGAAGCTACCGTAACCTCTTACAACCAAGCCTCTGCCGTTGAAGGGTGGGATGAGATTTGA